A genomic stretch from Actinomycetota bacterium includes:
- a CDS encoding branched-chain amino acid ABC transporter permease, whose product MRSVLTNGLVIGAIYGLVAVGLALVFKKSRTLHFANAETGMIGAFLAYTLATERGWPYFTAAMVGVAAAGVIGGATLLVLAKRRHEPLTMLIGTLAVAGVLLFVGLEIWGPTPYFAPAPLADLRLDVLGLSFVGPRLLVLVTLVVLAVLFVPLFRYTRAGLLFRASATDAYAAELMGVNVLLVDLVTWTVAGALAGLAAVLVAPLVSFHVFFMTLLAIRGFAAALLAGMSNVAGSLGAGVALGMAESALTQITNQPGLPEAVLVVVIVAVLTLRPTQLAGRTV is encoded by the coding sequence GTGCGCTCCGTGTTGACGAACGGGCTGGTGATCGGCGCGATCTACGGGCTGGTCGCGGTCGGGTTGGCACTGGTGTTCAAGAAGTCACGCACGCTGCACTTCGCGAACGCCGAGACCGGGATGATCGGTGCGTTCCTCGCCTACACGCTCGCAACGGAGCGAGGCTGGCCCTACTTCACCGCCGCGATGGTCGGCGTCGCCGCCGCGGGGGTGATCGGAGGCGCCACGCTGCTGGTTCTGGCCAAGCGCCGACACGAGCCGTTGACCATGCTGATCGGCACGCTGGCGGTTGCCGGCGTACTGCTATTCGTCGGGCTGGAGATCTGGGGGCCGACTCCCTACTTCGCTCCGGCACCGCTTGCCGATCTCCGCCTAGACGTATTGGGATTGAGCTTCGTCGGGCCACGGTTGCTCGTGCTTGTGACCCTAGTGGTGCTCGCGGTGTTGTTCGTACCGCTGTTCCGCTACACGCGGGCGGGTCTGCTGTTCCGCGCCAGCGCGACCGACGCGTACGCCGCGGAGCTGATGGGCGTCAACGTCCTACTGGTCGACCTTGTGACCTGGACGGTCGCCGGCGCGCTGGCCGGACTGGCCGCCGTGCTGGTGGCTCCACTCGTCAGCTTCCACGTCTTCTTCATGACACTGCTCGCCATCCGTGGCTTCGCCGCGGCGCTACTGGCAGGGATGAGCAACGTCGCGGGCAGCCTCGGGGCCGGCGTGGCGCTGGGGATGGCCGAGTCCGCCCTGACCCAGATCACGAACCAACCGGGCCTGCCTGAGGCGGTTCTCGTCGTGGTCATCGTTGCCGTCCTGACCCTACGACCCACGCAACTCGCCGGACGGACGGTCTGA
- a CDS encoding acyl-CoA dehydrogenase family protein, giving the protein MSMLARDLFEEEHHLYRESVRAFLAKEVVPHHAAWEEAGVVDRAVFERAGAEGHLCHSVEPTYGGAGVDDFRFPAILAEEQSWSLATGPFFSLHSDIVAPYIQKLGTAEQKQRWLPGMVAGTLIGAIAMTEPGAGSDLAGIATRAVRDGDHYVLNGSKTFTSNGQLADVVIVVARTSGDRHRGLTLLVVEDGMSGFARGRNLDKIGMKAQDTSELFFDDVRVPVTDRLGEEGRGFYYLVENLSQERLVLAINALGAIRRAFELTLTYVTQRTAFGQTIGSFQNTRFRLAEIATEMQIAQVFVDRCVAAHLDGELTAEQAAMAKWWTTELQLHTVNTGVQLHGGYGFMGEYPIAKLYVDSRAQTIYGGATEIMKELIGRSLGL; this is encoded by the coding sequence CTGAGCATGCTGGCTCGCGACCTCTTCGAGGAGGAGCACCACCTGTACCGCGAAAGCGTGCGCGCGTTCCTCGCCAAGGAGGTCGTGCCCCACCATGCCGCATGGGAAGAGGCGGGGGTGGTCGACCGCGCGGTCTTCGAACGTGCCGGGGCCGAGGGCCACCTGTGCCACAGCGTCGAGCCGACGTACGGTGGAGCCGGCGTCGACGACTTCCGGTTCCCTGCGATCCTCGCCGAAGAGCAGTCCTGGTCGCTGGCAACCGGGCCCTTCTTCTCTCTGCATAGCGACATCGTCGCGCCCTACATCCAGAAGCTCGGTACCGCCGAACAGAAGCAGCGCTGGCTTCCCGGCATGGTGGCAGGCACGCTCATCGGTGCGATCGCGATGACCGAGCCCGGTGCCGGCAGCGACCTGGCTGGCATCGCTACGCGTGCCGTGCGTGACGGCGACCACTACGTGCTGAACGGCTCCAAGACCTTCACCTCTAACGGTCAACTGGCAGATGTCGTGATCGTGGTCGCCAGGACCTCCGGCGACCGCCACCGCGGCCTCACCTTGCTCGTGGTGGAGGACGGCATGTCGGGGTTCGCCCGGGGACGCAACCTCGACAAGATCGGCATGAAGGCACAGGACACTTCGGAGCTGTTCTTCGACGACGTGCGTGTGCCCGTGACCGACCGGCTCGGGGAGGAGGGTCGCGGCTTCTACTACCTGGTCGAGAACCTCTCCCAGGAGCGGCTCGTTCTGGCGATCAATGCGCTCGGTGCCATCCGGCGTGCGTTCGAACTGACCCTGACGTACGTCACCCAGCGCACCGCGTTCGGGCAGACGATCGGCAGCTTCCAGAACACCCGGTTCCGGCTGGCGGAGATCGCCACGGAGATGCAGATCGCACAGGTCTTCGTGGACCGCTGTGTCGCGGCACACCTCGACGGTGAGCTGACCGCCGAGCAGGCCGCGATGGCCAAGTGGTGGACCACCGAGCTGCAGCTGCACACGGTCAACACGGGCGTTCAGCTGCACGGCGGCTACGGGTTCATGGGCGAGTACCCCATCGCCAAGCTCTACGTGGACAGTCGCGCTCAGACCATCTATGGCGGCGCCACCGAGATCATGAAGGAGCTGATCGGGCGCTCGCTCGGACTGTGA
- a CDS encoding lipid-transfer protein, protein MTRAVYVAGVGMTKFEKPGTSAWDYPDMVRVASERALEDAGVRYTDVEAVHVGYVYGPSTAGQRAIYELGHTGVPITNVNNNCATGSTALWLARQAVAGGLVDVALAVGFEKMQRGSLSLDAHDRASPLDRHVSRLHELHDPTDAPMAPQMWARAADDHMRRYGTTVEQFAMVAEKNHRHSANNPYAQFQDVYTLEQILTAPMVDAPLTRLQCSPTSDGSAAAVLMSEDALSRFDCDDRAVHIAGQGMATDLASSYEGDAIKVVGADLSATAARRAYEQAGFDVLDAQVIELHDCFSPNEIITYEALGLCGEGEGGKLIEAGETSYGGRWVVNPSGGLISKGHPLGATGLAQCAELTWQLRGEAEARQVDGATRAVQHNIGLGGAAVVTLYEKV, encoded by the coding sequence ATGACCCGTGCCGTCTACGTCGCTGGTGTCGGCATGACGAAGTTCGAGAAACCCGGAACCAGTGCGTGGGACTACCCCGACATGGTCCGGGTAGCCAGCGAGCGAGCCTTGGAGGACGCCGGCGTCCGGTACACCGACGTCGAGGCTGTCCACGTCGGTTACGTGTACGGCCCGTCGACCGCGGGACAGCGCGCGATCTACGAACTTGGCCACACTGGCGTGCCGATCACCAACGTGAACAACAACTGTGCCACAGGATCGACCGCCCTGTGGCTGGCGCGCCAGGCGGTGGCCGGAGGCCTCGTCGATGTAGCGCTGGCGGTCGGGTTCGAGAAGATGCAGCGAGGCTCGCTCTCCCTCGACGCGCACGACCGCGCCTCTCCACTGGACCGGCACGTCTCACGATTGCACGAGTTGCACGATCCGACCGACGCCCCGATGGCCCCGCAGATGTGGGCCCGAGCTGCGGATGACCACATGCGCCGGTACGGCACGACGGTGGAACAGTTCGCCATGGTCGCCGAGAAGAACCACCGACACTCCGCGAACAACCCCTATGCCCAGTTCCAGGACGTCTACACGCTCGAACAGATCCTCACCGCCCCGATGGTGGACGCGCCGCTGACCAGGCTGCAGTGCTCCCCCACGTCCGACGGCTCGGCTGCGGCGGTGCTGATGAGCGAGGACGCCCTCTCGCGGTTCGACTGCGACGACCGGGCGGTCCACATCGCGGGGCAGGGGATGGCCACGGACCTGGCATCGTCCTATGAGGGCGATGCGATAAAGGTCGTTGGCGCAGACCTTTCCGCCACGGCTGCTCGCCGCGCCTACGAACAAGCCGGCTTCGACGTACTGGATGCGCAGGTCATCGAGTTGCACGACTGCTTCTCACCCAACGAGATCATCACCTACGAGGCGCTGGGCCTGTGCGGCGAGGGCGAAGGCGGCAAGCTCATCGAGGCAGGCGAGACCAGCTACGGAGGACGCTGGGTTGTCAACCCCTCAGGCGGGCTCATCTCCAAGGGGCATCCGCTTGGCGCCACGGGTCTCGCTCAGTGCGCCGAGCTGACCTGGCAGCTACGTGGCGAGGCCGAAGCACGCCAGGTCGACGGTGCGACTCGAGCCGTCCAGCACAACATCGGTCTCGGGGGCGCCGCCGTGGTGACCCTCTACGAGAAGGTCTGA
- a CDS encoding MaoC family dehydratase N-terminal domain-containing protein: protein MVADLQGTTSAAGGRPRQTRPEPDVSIDPVAAMAASVLTSESSWDPDDVILYHLGVGAGVGPGRATDAKELAYIYERDLKVLPSFAVVTILEAVADINVVDGIDIALSRVLHGEHHLELHRPLPISGRVRSTSRVSAVYDKGSAALLLLEMQSSDSDGPLFTNRFSIFARGEGGFGGETGPKAVEDVPKRQPDAVVRSSTLEHQALLYRLTGDKNPLHADPSYAAKAGFDRPILHGLCTYGAVCKAVVDELLDGDVTRVASYQVRFAGVVYPGETIVTEMWREADRIVVHATTTERGTPVLSNASVALR, encoded by the coding sequence ATGGTGGCGGATCTCCAAGGAACGACCAGCGCCGCGGGCGGCCGACCGCGCCAGACACGACCCGAGCCTGACGTGTCGATCGACCCTGTCGCCGCGATGGCCGCCAGTGTGCTGACGTCCGAGTCCAGTTGGGACCCAGACGACGTGATCCTGTACCACTTAGGGGTTGGGGCGGGGGTCGGTCCCGGTCGAGCCACAGACGCCAAGGAACTTGCGTACATCTATGAGCGCGACCTCAAGGTCCTGCCCTCGTTCGCCGTCGTCACCATCCTGGAGGCCGTTGCCGACATCAACGTCGTCGATGGCATCGATATCGCCCTGTCGCGGGTCCTCCACGGCGAGCATCACCTCGAGCTGCATCGACCGCTCCCCATCTCCGGAAGGGTCCGGAGCACCTCCAGGGTCTCCGCGGTCTACGACAAAGGCAGCGCTGCGCTGCTCTTGCTCGAGATGCAGAGTTCGGACTCCGACGGTCCGCTGTTCACCAACCGCTTCTCGATCTTCGCGAGGGGTGAGGGCGGGTTCGGTGGGGAGACGGGGCCCAAGGCTGTCGAAGACGTGCCGAAGCGACAGCCGGACGCGGTCGTGAGGTCCTCGACGTTGGAGCACCAGGCTCTGCTCTACCGCTTGACCGGCGACAAGAACCCGCTCCACGCCGACCCGTCCTACGCCGCGAAAGCGGGGTTCGATCGACCGATCCTGCATGGCTTGTGTACCTATGGCGCGGTGTGCAAAGCGGTCGTCGATGAGCTGCTCGACGGCGACGTGACCCGTGTCGCGTCCTACCAGGTCCGCTTCGCCGGTGTCGTCTACCCCGGCGAGACCATCGTCACGGAGATGTGGCGAGAGGCGGATCGCATCGTCGTCCACGCCACGACCACCGAACGAGGGACACCCGTGCTGTCGAACGCATCGGTAGCACTGCGCTGA
- a CDS encoding long-chain-fatty-acid--CoA ligase: MRISQTLARNAQVAPRDTATIFGDRRRTWPEHRDRVARLASALRRMGMGDGDRVAMLALNSDRYLEWYFAVSWGGGVVVPINIRLAPPEIVHWLTDSGASILFVDDTFLPVVPKLQEAVSTLRHVVHVGDGDPPEGTDGFEQLIADSDPIPASEGRGDDLAGLFYTGGTTGRSKGVMLSHNNLLSNAFHLVPAVGFGPQTVYLHVAPMFHLADAAGMYAVALAGATHTFVPAFAPAAVIEAIEAHRVTTTLLVPTMIAALTQVPDVEQRDLSSWEQLLYGGSPMSEALIDGILKLVPQLNLVQAYGQTEAAPVVTLLPPERHTFSGPLAGKTRSAGQAAFGVEVAILDEEDQEVPRETVGQICVRGDNVMIGYLDRPDETETALRNGWLHTGDAGYMDDDGFVFVVDRLKDMIVTGGENVYTAEVENALASHDAVLECAVIGIPSDEWGEQVHAIVRIAPDSDVSEAELLAHCKEQIANYKCPRSVDIRQDELPKSGAGKILKRELRAPFWEDQDRAVH; the protein is encoded by the coding sequence ATGAGGATCAGCCAGACGCTCGCCCGCAACGCGCAGGTCGCACCCCGAGACACCGCGACCATCTTCGGAGACCGGCGCAGAACCTGGCCGGAACACCGAGACCGCGTCGCCCGACTCGCCTCCGCCCTGCGTCGCATGGGCATGGGAGACGGTGACCGCGTAGCGATGTTGGCGCTGAACAGCGACCGCTACCTCGAGTGGTACTTCGCCGTCTCATGGGGCGGAGGCGTCGTGGTGCCGATCAACATCCGTCTCGCTCCGCCGGAGATCGTTCACTGGTTGACCGACTCGGGGGCATCCATCTTGTTCGTCGACGACACCTTCCTCCCAGTCGTGCCCAAGCTCCAGGAAGCAGTCAGCACGCTCCGCCACGTCGTCCACGTCGGTGATGGCGATCCGCCCGAAGGCACGGACGGTTTCGAGCAGCTGATAGCCGACAGTGACCCGATCCCCGCCAGCGAGGGACGCGGTGATGACCTCGCGGGCCTCTTCTACACCGGCGGCACCACGGGCAGGTCCAAGGGCGTGATGCTCAGCCACAACAACCTGCTCAGCAACGCCTTCCACCTCGTGCCTGCCGTCGGCTTCGGGCCCCAGACGGTCTACCTCCACGTCGCTCCGATGTTCCACCTCGCCGACGCTGCCGGCATGTACGCCGTCGCGCTCGCCGGAGCCACCCACACCTTCGTTCCCGCTTTCGCCCCGGCTGCGGTCATCGAAGCGATCGAGGCTCACCGGGTCACCACGACGCTGCTCGTACCCACCATGATCGCCGCTCTGACCCAGGTCCCCGATGTGGAGCAGCGGGACCTGTCGTCGTGGGAGCAGCTGCTGTACGGCGGTTCGCCGATGTCGGAAGCTCTCATCGATGGCATCTTGAAGCTCGTACCGCAGCTGAACCTGGTTCAGGCCTACGGCCAGACAGAGGCCGCACCGGTCGTCACGCTGCTGCCTCCAGAACGTCACACCTTCTCCGGACCCCTCGCTGGCAAGACCCGATCGGCAGGCCAAGCAGCCTTCGGTGTCGAGGTAGCGATCCTCGACGAGGAGGACCAGGAGGTGCCGCGAGAGACGGTCGGGCAGATCTGCGTCCGCGGAGACAACGTCATGATCGGCTACCTCGACCGGCCCGACGAGACGGAGACCGCGCTCCGCAACGGCTGGCTGCACACAGGAGACGCTGGCTACATGGATGACGACGGCTTCGTGTTCGTGGTCGACCGTCTCAAGGACATGATCGTCACCGGCGGAGAGAACGTCTACACGGCCGAGGTCGAGAACGCACTGGCTAGCCACGACGCCGTGCTCGAGTGCGCCGTCATCGGGATACCGAGCGACGAGTGGGGCGAGCAGGTACACGCGATCGTGCGGATCGCGCCCGACTCGGACGTCTCCGAAGCGGAACTCCTCGCTCATTGCAAGGAACAGATCGCCAACTACAAGTGCCCTCGCAGCGTCGACATCAGACAGGACGAGCTACCGAAGTCCGGTGCAGGCAAGATCCTCAAGCGCGAACTTCGCGCCCCCTTCTGGGAAGATCAGGACCGCGCCGTGCACTAG
- a CDS encoding DUF4442 domain-containing protein produces MTGPTTPLTPAGIEAELRRLFPLYEHIGLRVESLGDTIVCAVPLTEANSNHLGGVHAAVQWAVAEATGGVVYFAHPEFGPCWIAVRNVTIEFLKVARTDLRAEATCGAAAVASIAEQLDGRGIAEYAIDISLRDTADQVVTTAVGHYYLRRTTGDRETVSRPARPSTRRATGSSAKSR; encoded by the coding sequence ATGACGGGGCCGACCACTCCGCTGACGCCAGCAGGCATCGAGGCGGAGCTGCGCCGTCTGTTTCCGCTGTACGAGCACATCGGGCTCCGGGTCGAGTCGCTGGGCGACACCATCGTCTGTGCGGTGCCCTTGACCGAGGCCAACTCGAACCACCTCGGCGGCGTCCACGCCGCGGTCCAGTGGGCTGTGGCCGAAGCGACCGGCGGGGTGGTGTACTTCGCCCACCCTGAGTTCGGGCCGTGCTGGATCGCTGTCCGGAACGTCACCATCGAGTTCCTCAAGGTGGCGAGGACCGATCTCAGGGCGGAGGCCACCTGCGGGGCGGCGGCGGTGGCCTCGATCGCCGAGCAGCTCGACGGCCGTGGGATCGCTGAGTACGCGATCGACATCTCACTACGTGACACCGCCGACCAGGTCGTGACCACCGCGGTCGGCCACTACTACCTGCGCCGCACGACGGGCGATCGCGAGACCGTGTCCCGACCCGCACGCCCGTCGACCCGTAGAGCGACAGGTTCCTCAGCGAAGTCCCGATGA
- a CDS encoding helix-turn-helix domain-containing protein, which yields MPPPDDPTRQPGRGATATPDDVWTIEDLAAYFKVTRRTIREWRETDPTFPRPLELPGRSVRWFRGDVVDWVATLRGEVAS from the coding sequence ATGCCACCACCGGACGACCCTACGCGGCAGCCTGGCCGAGGTGCGACGGCCACACCGGACGATGTCTGGACCATCGAGGACTTGGCGGCGTACTTCAAGGTGACACGAAGGACGATCCGGGAGTGGCGCGAGACTGATCCCACGTTCCCGCGTCCGTTGGAGCTTCCCGGCCGTTCGGTGCGCTGGTTCCGGGGTGACGTCGTCGATTGGGTCGCGACGCTGCGTGGCGAGGTGGCGTCGTGA
- a CDS encoding tyrosine-type recombinase/integrase — translation MTARQDRNHPVKSYTDPRIEIYAPTDTSPYYRVYGYDGAGRRVVDTTGGRTLRAAQDKASRIAKNLRRNRRQHSADPSRVLAHAEAASWLEPANHRTRENKPWSTRHAENMDREWRLRISPHIPTRASVAELDDKQLWIRILNQAQDNGLSSSALQKTGQTCRSFISWLMDRGLLDRNPMRGVRYSVTKADNQGLDPKTVHPDQVPNWDMVYDLATWLAWLAWPNRPTAGGNRRHDIVGPQGRGLQPVLVATTGLRNGELFALRTSRIDITGLEIRIDEQLVEEDSGNRSITPPKHGSIRTVTFAGFLEHDLKELIDYRRWISGEPDPVVFPAPQGAWEYRRNFNHRFRAAASRANWPRHITWYSLRHLYGATMLRTLPLEVVSKLMGHHSPDFTAKRYLSPPGRLVRRRPRRIPRTRSIRSLTPAEA, via the coding sequence GTGACCGCCCGTCAGGACCGCAACCATCCGGTCAAGAGCTACACCGACCCGCGCATCGAGATCTACGCACCGACCGACACCTCTCCCTACTACCGCGTCTACGGCTACGACGGCGCCGGCCGACGTGTCGTCGACACCACCGGGGGACGCACGCTCCGAGCGGCGCAAGACAAGGCGTCCAGGATCGCCAAGAACCTGCGCCGCAACCGCCGTCAGCACAGCGCCGACCCCAGTCGAGTCCTGGCACACGCCGAAGCCGCCTCCTGGCTCGAGCCCGCCAACCACCGGACCCGGGAGAACAAGCCCTGGTCGACACGCCACGCCGAGAACATGGACCGTGAGTGGCGACTGAGGATCAGTCCCCACATACCCACGCGCGCAAGCGTCGCCGAGCTGGACGACAAGCAGCTGTGGATCAGGATCCTCAACCAAGCCCAGGACAACGGACTGTCGTCCTCAGCGCTACAGAAGACAGGCCAAACCTGCCGCAGCTTCATCTCGTGGCTGATGGACCGCGGGCTGCTCGACCGCAACCCGATGCGGGGCGTGCGCTACTCGGTCACGAAGGCCGACAACCAAGGCCTCGACCCCAAGACCGTCCATCCCGACCAGGTCCCGAACTGGGACATGGTCTACGACCTCGCCACCTGGCTGGCGTGGCTCGCGTGGCCGAACCGACCAACCGCAGGAGGTAACCGTCGCCACGACATCGTCGGGCCCCAGGGCCGGGGCCTGCAACCCGTACTCGTCGCGACCACCGGCCTGCGCAACGGTGAGCTGTTCGCCCTGCGGACGAGCCGCATCGACATCACCGGCCTCGAGATCCGCATCGACGAACAACTCGTCGAGGAGGACTCCGGCAACCGCTCCATCACTCCGCCCAAGCACGGCAGCATCCGAACGGTGACCTTCGCCGGCTTCCTCGAGCACGACCTCAAGGAACTGATCGACTACCGCCGCTGGATCTCAGGCGAGCCCGACCCCGTTGTGTTCCCCGCCCCGCAAGGAGCCTGGGAGTACCGCCGCAACTTCAACCACCGATTCCGCGCCGCCGCCAGCCGAGCGAACTGGCCGCGACACATCACCTGGTACTCGCTGCGCCACCTCTACGGAGCCACCATGTTGCGCACGCTCCCACTGGAAGTCGTGTCCAAGCTTATGGGGCACCACTCCCCCGACTTCACCGCCAAGCGCTACCTCTCACCCCCAGGTCGACTGGTTCGACGGCGCCCGCGCCGCATCCCGAGAACTCGATCCATTCGATCTCTGACCCCTGCTGAGGCCTAG
- a CDS encoding peptidoglycan-binding protein yields the protein MAVMQDALGEVGYMPGRSRHSDGSMDGNYGPATQAAVRQFQEAHSVPYPSGHEAGRRTLTALDAKLRGGPKPKPPPKPTPPRCNYRPDEREQARKNDGDIEGSGNRFRLTGFSPGDATLKPAHERFLRKFILQRPFEVSRAENGFAVGVTDCVSEEGSTDRRPATRARAIGRAVRPPARRRWVHLQSARRPHGADHGRQRHAGGARAQSRRRPDVLPRPVRSRTRGRRQEVGRVCGGDACRGPSAACPSQGGRSRGDDQKDGLWPEWAQQGWRGVLQGFLP from the coding sequence GTGGCGGTGATGCAAGACGCGTTGGGCGAAGTCGGATACATGCCAGGACGCTCACGCCACTCGGACGGGTCGATGGACGGCAACTACGGGCCTGCGACGCAAGCCGCGGTGCGGCAGTTTCAGGAGGCCCACAGCGTCCCGTACCCGAGCGGCCACGAGGCCGGGAGGCGAACGCTCACCGCGCTCGATGCCAAACTGAGGGGCGGTCCGAAGCCGAAGCCGCCACCGAAGCCCACACCACCGCGGTGCAACTATCGACCCGATGAGCGCGAGCAGGCGCGGAAGAACGACGGCGACATCGAGGGCAGTGGCAACCGTTTCCGCCTCACCGGCTTCAGCCCCGGCGACGCCACGCTTAAGCCCGCGCATGAGCGGTTCCTGCGCAAGTTCATCTTGCAACGCCCCTTCGAGGTTTCGAGGGCCGAGAACGGCTTCGCCGTAGGCGTCACGGACTGCGTCAGCGAGGAGGGCAGCACCGACCGGCGCCCTGCGACTCGAGCGCGCGCGATCGGTCGTGCGGTTCGCCCGCCAGCTCGCCGGCGCTGGGTTCACCTTCAGAGCGCTCGACGACCCCATGGCGCGGATCACGGGCGACAACGCCACGCCGGCGGCGCGCGCGCGCAATCGCGCCGTCGACCTGACGTTCTCCCGCGCCCCGTGCGATCAAGAACGCGTGGCCGACGCCAGGAAGTCGGTCGCGTCTGCGGAGGCGACGCTTGCCGCGGCCCGAGCGCGGCTTGCCCGAGCCAAGGAGGACGAAGTAGAGGTGATGATCAAAAGGACGGCCTGTGGCCTGAATGGGCCCAACAGGGGTGGCGAGGAGTGCTACAAGGCTTTCTACCCTGA
- a CDS encoding MerR family DNA-binding protein: MREILNVRDSGQPPCEHVASLVEHRLTEIERRMLELRKLRSQLQGIAKRARTFDLEDCEGYCGLIA, translated from the coding sequence ATCCGCGAGATCCTCAACGTACGCGACAGCGGCCAGCCCCCCTGCGAGCACGTCGCGTCGCTCGTCGAGCACCGGCTAACCGAGATCGAGCGGCGGATGCTTGAGCTGCGCAAGCTCCGTTCTCAGCTCCAGGGCATCGCAAAGCGCGCCCGAACGTTCGACCTCGAAGACTGCGAGGGCTACTGCGGACTCATCGCCTGA
- a CDS encoding metalloregulator ArsR/SmtB family transcription factor, producing the protein MDDRRQRIGTSNDVGTRAAKDALFAGLASVAKALASGRRAEIIELLAQGERTVEQVAAAIDQSVANTSHHLRTLARAGLVATRPEGTRVHYRLASLRVADMWRAMRGVASDYVDGIQQLADAYLGERDGLEMITREELAERLRRRDVTLIDVRPESEYEAGHVAGAISVPVDQLARRLDQLPTDTEIVAYCRGPYCVYADQAVRSLTQRGRAAKRLEDGYPEWATAGLPVETGRR; encoded by the coding sequence ATGGATGACAGACGCCAGCGGATCGGTACGTCCAACGATGTCGGGACGCGTGCGGCGAAGGATGCGCTGTTCGCCGGCCTGGCGTCGGTCGCCAAGGCGCTCGCCAGCGGACGGCGAGCCGAGATCATCGAGCTGCTCGCACAAGGTGAGCGAACCGTCGAACAGGTCGCGGCCGCGATCGACCAGTCCGTCGCGAACACCTCCCACCACCTGCGCACCCTCGCGCGCGCAGGTCTCGTGGCGACGCGTCCAGAGGGCACTCGCGTGCACTACCGCTTGGCCAGCCTGAGGGTCGCCGACATGTGGCGAGCCATGCGGGGCGTCGCCAGCGACTACGTCGACGGCATTCAACAACTCGCCGACGCCTACCTCGGCGAGCGCGACGGTCTCGAGATGATCACCCGCGAGGAGCTCGCCGAGCGCCTCCGCCGTCGGGATGTCACGTTGATCGACGTCCGCCCCGAATCCGAATACGAGGCCGGGCATGTCGCCGGCGCGATCTCCGTCCCCGTCGACCAACTCGCCCGACGACTCGACCAGCTGCCCACCGACACCGAGATCGTCGCCTACTGTCGCGGCCCGTACTGCGTCTACGCGGACCAGGCCGTCCGGTCCCTGACACAACGGGGACGAGCCGCCAAGCGCCTCGAGGACGGCTACCCGGAGTGGGCGACCGCAGGACTCCCGGTCGAGACAGGGCGGCGTTGA